A stretch of the Pantoea nemavictus genome encodes the following:
- a CDS encoding ABC transporter substrate-binding protein gives MQRVIITALLSAMLASPAIAAETLDAKNNETPINIAANPQAIAKIPAGFHFVNPGYLTVATTAMNSPPIGLWASDNKTLIGSDPDMARLLADSLGLKLKLVPAAWEDWPLGITAGRYDVAMFNIAVTEERKKKFDFATYRADNHAFAVKTNSAITAIKGREDVAGKRIIVGSGTNQERILLGWDEKNRAQGLAPVQPIYLNDDAAATLALLSGRADASFGPQALAAWKVASRGQTKIVGHGPFRAWVAVTTKKGNGLDVALQQAINGAIASGEYKQVLARWGEQEEAVETSQVNPPGIVYQ, from the coding sequence ATGCAACGTGTAATTATTACAGCGCTACTGAGCGCGATGTTGGCCTCTCCGGCTATCGCGGCAGAAACGCTGGATGCCAAAAATAACGAAACGCCAATCAATATTGCCGCCAATCCGCAGGCGATTGCCAAAATTCCGGCCGGTTTTCATTTCGTCAATCCAGGCTATTTAACGGTAGCGACTACCGCGATGAATTCACCGCCGATTGGGTTGTGGGCGTCGGATAATAAGACGCTAATTGGCAGCGATCCGGATATGGCGCGCCTGCTGGCGGATAGTCTGGGCCTTAAATTGAAACTGGTGCCGGCGGCGTGGGAAGATTGGCCGCTGGGCATAACCGCCGGACGCTATGACGTGGCCATGTTCAATATTGCGGTGACCGAGGAGCGCAAGAAGAAGTTCGATTTCGCCACCTATCGCGCGGATAACCACGCGTTTGCGGTGAAAACCAACAGCGCGATTACCGCAATCAAAGGGCGCGAGGATGTGGCGGGTAAACGCATCATCGTCGGTTCCGGTACCAATCAGGAGCGTATTCTGCTCGGCTGGGATGAGAAGAACCGTGCGCAGGGCTTAGCGCCGGTGCAACCGATTTATCTCAATGATGATGCGGCGGCAACGCTGGCGCTGCTTTCCGGACGCGCGGATGCGTCGTTTGGCCCGCAGGCGCTGGCGGCATGGAAGGTTGCCTCACGCGGACAAACCAAAATCGTCGGCCACGGCCCGTTCCGCGCATGGGTGGCGGTAACGACGAAGAAAGGGAATGGCCTGGACGTGGCGCTGCAGCAGGCGATTAACGGCGCTATCGCCAGCGGCGAGTACAAACAGGTGCTGGCGCGCTGGGGTGAACAGGAGGAGGCGGTTGAAACATCTCAGGTTAATCCACCGGGCATTGTTTATCAGTAA
- a CDS encoding amino acid ABC transporter ATP-binding protein, with protein sequence MSEAIDYRKNLHTAGAISITGVSKSFGKLKALDDVSLELEPGSVTVILGPSGSGKSTLLRTINHLERVDEGYIQIDGDYIGYQRRGDKLYELKEKAILRQRINVGYVFQNFNLFPHLTVLENLIEAPIAHRQLSRREAIDRAGDLLDVVGLRHKADAWPRHLSGGQQQRIAIARALMLNPRVMLFDEPTSALDPELVGEVLDVIKKLARSGTTLVIVTHEVGFAREVADNVVFMVDGRIVEQGSSHQVLNQPRHERTKRFLARVL encoded by the coding sequence ATGTCCGAAGCCATTGATTACCGCAAGAATCTGCATACCGCTGGCGCAATTAGCATTACCGGCGTGAGCAAATCGTTCGGCAAGCTAAAAGCGCTGGATGACGTGTCCCTGGAACTGGAACCGGGATCGGTCACAGTAATCCTCGGTCCATCCGGTTCGGGTAAATCGACGCTGCTGCGCACCATTAACCATTTGGAGCGCGTCGATGAAGGGTATATCCAGATTGATGGCGACTATATTGGCTATCAGCGGCGCGGCGACAAGCTTTATGAGCTGAAGGAAAAGGCGATTCTGCGTCAGCGCATCAACGTCGGCTACGTGTTCCAGAACTTCAACTTGTTCCCGCATCTGACGGTGCTGGAGAACCTGATTGAAGCGCCGATTGCGCATCGTCAGCTGTCGCGGCGTGAAGCTATCGATCGCGCGGGCGATCTGCTGGATGTGGTGGGGTTGCGCCACAAAGCCGATGCCTGGCCGCGTCATCTCTCCGGCGGTCAGCAGCAGCGTATCGCCATTGCGCGGGCGCTGATGCTCAATCCACGCGTGATGCTGTTTGACGAACCGACATCGGCACTCGATCCCGAGCTGGTGGGCGAAGTACTGGACGTGATTAAAAAGCTGGCGCGTTCCGGTACCACGCTGGTGATTGTGACGCATGAAGTTGGCTTTGCACGTGAAGTGGCCGATAACGTGGTGTTTATGGTCGACGGCCGCATTGTTGAGCAGGGCAGCAGCCATCAGGTGCTGAATCAGCCGCGCCATGAGCGCACTAAACGTTTTCTGGCGCGGGTACTTTAA
- a CDS encoding amino acid ABC transporter permease — protein sequence MNDQQRLTVVPARYPARTVGAIVALFILASVIDSVAFNPRWEWGVFAKWFFDPVILSGLGQTLLLTLFGTLLSLIFGGLLALARLSSSWLLSTLAFGYIWLFRSLPLIVVLIILYNFSYLYDTLSLGIPFTALSWGHFQTINVLGQFPAAVIGLTLVQSAYSAEIIRGGFLGVDHGQFEAASALGLSSTRRTFRIILPQALRAIIPTTFNEIISLAKGTSMVYVLAMPELFYTIQMIYNRTQQVIPLLMVGAAWYLIITTVLSLLQHSVERWLARSVTREPQPSRWRQWRNRSAKPATEELSHVRSH from the coding sequence ATGAACGATCAACAACGATTAACCGTGGTGCCGGCGCGATATCCGGCACGTACCGTCGGCGCGATAGTCGCGCTGTTTATTCTGGCCAGCGTGATCGATTCCGTTGCCTTTAACCCGCGCTGGGAATGGGGCGTGTTCGCCAAATGGTTTTTTGATCCGGTGATCCTCAGCGGTTTAGGGCAAACGCTGCTGCTAACGCTGTTTGGCACTCTTCTCAGCCTGATCTTCGGCGGCCTGCTGGCGCTGGCGCGGCTTTCGTCATCGTGGCTGCTGAGCACGCTGGCGTTCGGCTATATCTGGCTGTTCCGCTCGCTGCCGCTGATTGTGGTGCTGATCATCCTGTACAATTTCTCCTATCTATACGACACGCTGTCGCTCGGTATTCCGTTTACCGCGCTGTCGTGGGGCCATTTCCAGACCATAAACGTGCTCGGTCAGTTCCCGGCAGCGGTGATTGGGTTGACGTTGGTGCAGAGCGCCTACAGCGCCGAGATCATTCGCGGCGGCTTTTTGGGTGTCGACCACGGTCAGTTTGAAGCGGCATCGGCGCTCGGTTTGTCCTCAACGCGGCGTACTTTCCGCATCATTCTGCCGCAGGCGCTACGCGCGATCATTCCTACTACGTTTAACGAAATTATCAGCCTCGCCAAAGGCACCTCAATGGTGTACGTGCTGGCGATGCCGGAGCTGTTTTACACCATCCAGATGATCTACAACCGTACCCAGCAGGTGATTCCGCTGCTGATGGTCGGTGCCGCCTGGTATCTGATTATCACCACCGTGTTGTCACTGCTGCAGCACAGCGTTGAGCGCTGGCTGGCACGCAGCGTCACGCGTGAACCACAGCCGTCGCGCTGGCGTCAATGGCGTAACCGCAGCGCCAAACCTGCAACCGAGGAGCTCTCCCATGTCCGAAGCCATTGA
- a CDS encoding GNAT family N-acetyltransferase → MSEQFFREVSPEAPELQPILTGLFGEYTARYGEFFTSQKEVELTEWYLPPRGLFIVLERDGEIIAMGAYKPYDAVTAEFKRIWTRSDLRRQGLALLILQELERRALRAGYQRVFLTTGFRQPEAVKLYIGHGYQPQFELLEDMEIYSRPPHDGRLRFLKVIDVHSVAQAS, encoded by the coding sequence ATGAGCGAGCAATTTTTCCGCGAAGTGTCACCGGAAGCGCCGGAGCTGCAGCCGATTTTGACTGGACTGTTTGGCGAGTATACGGCGCGCTACGGCGAATTCTTTACCAGCCAAAAAGAGGTTGAGCTGACCGAATGGTATTTGCCGCCGCGCGGGCTATTTATTGTGCTGGAGCGCGACGGCGAGATTATCGCCATGGGGGCTTACAAACCGTATGACGCGGTGACCGCCGAGTTCAAGCGCATCTGGACGCGCAGCGATCTGCGTCGTCAGGGTTTGGCGCTGCTGATCCTGCAGGAACTGGAGCGGCGCGCGCTGCGCGCGGGTTACCAGCGCGTGTTTCTCACCACCGGTTTCCGCCAGCCGGAAGCGGTGAAGCTGTATATCGGCCACGGTTATCAGCCACAGTTTGAGCTGCTGGAGGATATGGAGATCTACAGCCGCCCGCCACACGATGGACGCTTGCGCTTCCTGAAAGTGATTGATGTGCATAGCGTGGCGCAGGCCAGCTAA
- a CDS encoding ABC transporter substrate-binding protein — translation MQKKSLIALLLLGMSSAVFAEDVAVNGQNVSVEANKTPINTAKNDAAVAQIPAGHRFAVPGSFTVAVAALNSPPLTVFSDDNKTLLGSEVDIARLVADSLGLKLNVVPTSWEDWPLGVASGKYDAAISNVTVTKERKERFDFATYRKDSLGFYVKSTSPIKAITKAEDIAGLRIIVGSGTNQESILLAWDKENQAKGLKPFTPVYTKDDAAQTLALQSGRADAFFGPNVIGAWKAALTKQTRLVGSVDGGWPKAAHIAVTVKKDGGLVQPINTALNGVIKNGDYDKVLKRWGEGVERIDSSEINPAGLGD, via the coding sequence ATGCAGAAAAAATCCCTTATCGCGCTGCTGTTGCTGGGCATGAGCAGCGCCGTATTTGCCGAGGATGTGGCGGTTAACGGTCAGAATGTCAGTGTGGAAGCCAACAAAACGCCGATCAATACCGCAAAGAATGACGCCGCTGTGGCGCAGATTCCGGCCGGACATCGCTTCGCGGTGCCAGGTTCATTCACTGTGGCCGTCGCCGCGCTCAACTCACCGCCGCTGACGGTGTTCAGTGATGACAACAAAACCCTGCTCGGCAGCGAAGTGGATATCGCCCGCTTAGTCGCCGATAGCCTGGGTTTGAAACTTAACGTGGTGCCAACCTCGTGGGAAGACTGGCCGCTTGGCGTGGCATCGGGTAAATACGATGCGGCGATCAGTAACGTGACCGTCACCAAAGAGCGTAAAGAGCGCTTCGATTTCGCCACCTACCGCAAAGATTCACTCGGTTTTTACGTTAAATCCACCAGCCCGATTAAGGCGATCACCAAAGCAGAAGATATCGCCGGACTGCGCATTATCGTCGGCTCCGGCACCAATCAGGAGTCGATCCTGTTGGCCTGGGATAAAGAGAATCAGGCCAAAGGGTTGAAGCCGTTTACGCCGGTGTATACCAAAGACGATGCGGCACAAACCCTGGCGCTGCAGTCGGGTCGCGCGGATGCCTTTTTTGGCCCCAACGTGATTGGCGCGTGGAAAGCGGCGTTGACTAAACAGACGCGTTTGGTGGGCAGCGTCGATGGTGGCTGGCCGAAAGCGGCACACATCGCGGTGACGGTGAAGAAAGATGGCGGCCTGGTGCAGCCGATCAACACCGCGCTGAATGGCGTGATCAAGAACGGTGATTACGACAAGGTGCTGAAGCGCTGGGGGGAAGGCGTCGAGCGCATCGACAGTTCCGAAATCAATCCAGCCGGCTTGGGCGACTAA
- a CDS encoding LLM class flavin-dependent oxidoreductase: MTARQLRLGTILHGASGNMSAWRHPAALADASINFDYAKHIARKAEAGKLDFLFVADGLFINEKSIPHFLNRFEPLTLLSALAGVTEHLGLVGTVSTSYSEPFTVARQFASLDHLSGGRAGWNVVTSPLEGSAKNFSRQQHPEHALRYRIADEYLQVVKGLWDSWEHDAFVRNKESGQFFDASKLHTLNHHGDFFQVQGPLNIERTPQGRPVVFQAGASEDGRKLAARHADAIFTHQPTREEAQEFYRDVKKQLVANGREPGDLHIFQGVGVIVGDSAEDVEQQYQTTAALVSIKDALNYLGRFFDHHDFSQYPLDEPFPELGAIGQNSFRSTTDEIKRKAREHGHTLRQAALEAATPRPLFHGTPEQVADGLQLWFESEATDGFIIQGGTPDTFERFVDRVVPILQARGLTRTEYPGTTLRASFGLKDPLNQFTQQ, encoded by the coding sequence ATGACTGCAAGACAACTGCGATTGGGCACCATCCTGCATGGCGCATCTGGCAATATGTCCGCGTGGCGTCATCCGGCGGCGCTGGCCGATGCCAGTATCAATTTTGACTATGCCAAACACATCGCGCGTAAGGCGGAAGCGGGCAAGCTGGATTTCCTGTTTGTCGCCGATGGTCTGTTTATTAACGAAAAATCGATCCCGCATTTTCTTAATCGCTTTGAACCGCTGACGCTGCTGTCGGCACTGGCGGGCGTCACCGAGCATCTCGGTTTGGTCGGCACCGTGTCCACGTCCTATAGCGAACCCTTCACCGTGGCGCGTCAGTTTGCCAGCCTCGATCATCTGAGCGGCGGTCGCGCCGGCTGGAACGTAGTGACCTCGCCGCTGGAGGGATCGGCGAAGAACTTCTCGCGTCAGCAGCATCCGGAACACGCGCTGCGCTATCGCATTGCCGATGAGTATCTGCAAGTGGTGAAAGGGCTGTGGGATTCGTGGGAACACGATGCTTTCGTGCGCAATAAAGAGAGCGGTCAGTTCTTTGATGCCAGCAAACTGCACACCTTGAATCACCACGGCGATTTCTTCCAGGTGCAGGGGCCGCTGAACATCGAACGCACGCCGCAAGGCCGTCCAGTGGTGTTTCAGGCGGGCGCGTCTGAAGATGGCAGAAAGCTGGCGGCGCGCCATGCCGATGCCATTTTTACCCATCAGCCGACGCGTGAAGAAGCGCAGGAGTTCTACCGCGATGTGAAAAAGCAGCTGGTGGCGAACGGCCGTGAGCCAGGCGATTTGCACATTTTCCAGGGCGTCGGCGTGATTGTGGGCGATAGCGCGGAAGATGTGGAGCAGCAGTATCAAACCACCGCGGCGCTGGTTTCCATCAAGGATGCGCTCAACTATCTCGGTCGCTTCTTCGATCATCATGACTTCTCGCAATATCCGCTGGATGAACCGTTCCCGGAACTCGGCGCTATCGGTCAGAACAGCTTCCGCAGCACCACCGACGAAATCAAACGCAAGGCGCGCGAGCACGGTCATACGCTACGTCAGGCGGCATTGGAGGCTGCGACGCCGCGTCCATTGTTCCACGGCACGCCAGAGCAGGTGGCTGACGGTTTGCAGCTGTGGTTTGAGAGCGAAGCGACCGATGGCTTCATCATTCAGGGCGGCACGCCCGATACCTTCGAACGCTTTGTCGATCGCGTGGTACCGATTCTGCAAGCGCGCGGCTTAACCCGTACCGAATATCCCGGCACCACGCTGCGTGCCAGCTTTGGCCTAAAAGATCCGCTTAACCAATTCACACAACAATAA
- a CDS encoding amidohydrolase: MTQFSEHQLIDWRRELHSWPELSGREVETTARLRRWLQDAGLRLLDYPLETGVVVEVGRGDTLIALRADIDALPIHEATGLAYRSRNSGVMHACGHDVHSAVMLGAALQLKAIEDQLPGRIRILFQPAEENATGARQLINAGVLDGVQAIFGMHNEPGLPTGTFATRGGAFYANADKFIVRVGGKGAHAAHPEEGVDSIVVASQIIQALQSLTSRSFNTLDSLVLSVTRIDAGKTWNVLPGEAEFGGTVRTHDKQVRAELEQRARTLVENIAAANGASATFSWHPGPPVLENDARWAQFASHVAQQVGYRVQTAELHLGGEDFAFYLQHIPGAFVSIGSASEFGLHHGGFNPDEALIAPAAHYFTQLAQQALQHLNARCRDAILN, translated from the coding sequence ATGACGCAATTTAGCGAACATCAGCTGATCGACTGGCGGCGCGAGCTGCACAGCTGGCCGGAGTTATCCGGTCGCGAAGTCGAAACCACTGCGCGCCTGCGCCGCTGGTTACAGGACGCCGGTTTGCGTCTGCTGGACTACCCGCTGGAAACCGGCGTAGTGGTAGAAGTGGGACGCGGCGACACGCTGATTGCGCTGCGTGCCGATATCGATGCGTTACCTATTCACGAAGCCACCGGACTCGCTTACCGCTCGCGCAATAGCGGTGTGATGCACGCCTGCGGTCACGACGTGCACAGCGCCGTAATGCTGGGTGCGGCATTACAACTGAAAGCGATTGAAGATCAGTTGCCAGGCCGCATCCGTATTCTGTTCCAACCGGCGGAAGAGAACGCTACCGGTGCACGCCAGCTGATTAATGCCGGGGTGCTTGACGGCGTGCAGGCGATTTTCGGTATGCACAATGAACCCGGTTTACCGACCGGCACCTTCGCCACGCGCGGCGGCGCGTTTTATGCCAATGCGGATAAATTTATCGTACGCGTGGGCGGTAAAGGCGCGCATGCAGCGCACCCGGAAGAGGGCGTCGATAGCATTGTGGTCGCCAGCCAGATCATTCAGGCGCTGCAATCGCTCACCAGCCGTAGCTTCAATACGCTGGATAGCTTAGTGCTGAGCGTCACGCGCATCGACGCCGGCAAAACCTGGAACGTGCTGCCCGGTGAGGCTGAATTTGGCGGCACGGTGCGCACCCATGACAAGCAGGTGCGCGCCGAGCTTGAACAGCGCGCACGCACCCTGGTAGAGAACATCGCGGCAGCCAACGGTGCCAGCGCAACCTTTAGCTGGCATCCTGGCCCTCCGGTGCTGGAGAACGATGCGCGCTGGGCGCAGTTTGCCAGCCACGTGGCGCAGCAAGTGGGTTATCGCGTGCAAACCGCCGAGCTACATCTTGGCGGTGAAGATTTCGCATTCTACTTACAGCACATCCCCGGCGCGTTTGTCAGCATTGGCAGCGCCAGCGAGTTTGGTCTGCATCATGGCGGCTTCAACCCTGATGAAGCGCTGATTGCCCCCGCTGCACACTACTTTACGCAACTGGCTCAGCAAGCGTTGCAGCACCTTAATGCGCGATGTCGTGACGCCATCCTGAACTAA
- a CDS encoding MsnO8 family LLM class oxidoreductase: MSYRLSLLDKSPIADGETASHALHRTLQLAQQAEAWGYHRFWLAEHHNTDRLASPSPELLIAWIIGQTQHIRVGSGGVMLQHYSPYKVAENFNLLASLAPGRIDIGVGKAPGGLPLSTRALQLGVHLQEKGSFAEQLTLLDSWLQVPPVGDEEILRATPQPPRPANRFLLGASEESAKLAAELGWQLVFAAHHNGDPQLMEKVLNSYRQHSNGQRALVAVQVVVADSPAEADLLVDTLRVYHVSVKDGPSVNVGSVEQAERYVRQGGYSDYVIEPRTPSLLKGTAAQVHAKLDALHQNFGIEEFVIDTPVAEEQARVKSLELLATHRLVTA; this comes from the coding sequence ATGTCATACCGACTGAGTTTGCTGGATAAATCGCCGATTGCCGATGGAGAGACCGCCAGTCACGCGCTACATCGCACTTTACAGCTGGCGCAACAGGCGGAAGCCTGGGGCTATCACCGCTTCTGGTTGGCCGAGCATCACAATACCGATCGTCTGGCGAGCCCTTCGCCGGAACTGCTGATCGCCTGGATCATTGGCCAGACACAACATATTCGCGTTGGCTCCGGTGGCGTGATGCTGCAGCACTACAGCCCTTACAAAGTGGCGGAAAACTTCAACTTGCTGGCATCGCTGGCGCCTGGCCGCATCGACATCGGTGTTGGTAAAGCGCCGGGCGGCTTGCCGCTCTCCACGCGGGCGCTGCAGCTTGGTGTCCATCTGCAGGAGAAAGGCAGCTTTGCGGAGCAGCTGACGCTGCTGGATAGCTGGCTGCAGGTGCCGCCGGTAGGCGATGAAGAGATTTTGCGCGCCACGCCGCAGCCGCCGCGTCCGGCGAATCGTTTCCTGCTGGGTGCCAGTGAAGAGAGCGCCAAACTGGCGGCTGAACTCGGCTGGCAGCTGGTATTCGCTGCGCATCACAACGGCGATCCACAGCTGATGGAGAAAGTCCTCAATAGCTATCGTCAGCACAGCAACGGCCAGCGTGCGCTGGTGGCGGTGCAGGTGGTCGTGGCAGATTCTCCGGCGGAAGCCGATCTGCTGGTGGATACGCTGCGCGTCTATCACGTCAGCGTAAAAGATGGCCCAAGCGTCAATGTAGGCAGCGTTGAGCAGGCGGAACGCTATGTGCGTCAGGGCGGCTACAGCGATTACGTGATTGAACCGCGCACGCCATCGTTGCTGAAAGGCACTGCCGCGCAGGTGCATGCCAAGCTGGATGCGCTGCATCAGAATTTCGGCATTGAAGAGTTCGTGATTGATACGCCGGTGGCTGAAGAGCAGGCGCGCGTGAAATCACTCGAACTGTTGGCCACGCACCGTTTAGTGACGGCATGA
- a CDS encoding TRAP transporter substrate-binding protein: MTFKKLLLVVSLSSAAAFCPAVVSAKVIKVAEVQPAGYPTVVALEHMGEKLKKATDGRLEMKIYAGGVLGDEDQTLQQVQLGAIDMIRVSLAPVTTIAPETSVLTLPYVFRDENHMHQVLDGDIGKQIVTKFDNDPNARMIFLGWTDAGVRNMITKEPITKPDDLKGMKIRVQNSAISLATLKAMGANPVAMGVSEVFSAMQTGVVDGTENNPPTFVAHNYMPVTKYYTLTGHFIQPEMILYSKPLWNRLSAEDQALLKKLGKEAQDEERQLWATYTQQSVEKMKAGGVTFQQTDREAFVKATQPVRDQFGGKYQDLMTQIADVK, from the coding sequence ATGACGTTTAAAAAATTACTGCTGGTAGTTTCGTTATCCTCCGCTGCAGCATTTTGCCCTGCCGTGGTGTCAGCGAAAGTCATCAAAGTGGCGGAAGTCCAACCCGCAGGCTATCCCACCGTTGTGGCGCTTGAGCACATGGGCGAGAAGCTTAAAAAAGCCACTGACGGGCGCTTAGAAATGAAAATTTATGCTGGCGGCGTGTTAGGCGATGAAGATCAAACGTTGCAGCAGGTGCAGCTTGGGGCTATCGATATGATTCGCGTGTCGCTGGCCCCGGTCACCACCATCGCCCCAGAAACCAGCGTGTTGACCTTGCCGTATGTTTTTCGCGATGAGAATCATATGCATCAGGTGTTAGACGGCGATATCGGCAAACAGATTGTCACAAAGTTCGATAACGACCCGAACGCCCGCATGATTTTCCTCGGCTGGACTGACGCGGGTGTGCGAAACATGATCACCAAAGAGCCGATCACCAAACCCGACGATCTCAAGGGCATGAAGATCCGTGTACAAAACAGTGCCATCTCACTGGCAACGTTAAAAGCGATGGGCGCGAATCCGGTAGCGATGGGCGTGAGTGAAGTGTTTAGCGCCATGCAAACGGGTGTTGTTGATGGCACCGAAAACAATCCCCCGACATTTGTCGCCCACAATTACATGCCCGTCACTAAGTACTACACCCTAACCGGTCACTTTATTCAGCCCGAAATGATCCTCTACTCCAAACCCTTATGGAATCGTCTATCCGCTGAGGATCAGGCCCTGCTGAAAAAATTAGGCAAAGAGGCGCAGGATGAAGAACGCCAGTTATGGGCCACCTACACGCAACAATCCGTTGAAAAGATGAAAGCGGGTGGCGTGACCTTCCAGCAAACCGATCGCGAAGCCTTCGTCAAGGCGACGCAGCCAGTGCGCGATCAATTTGGTGGCAAATATCAGGATCTGATGACACAGATTGCTGATGTGAAGTAA
- a CDS encoding TRAP transporter small permease — protein sequence MTAYSRLMDGLYLLCMAIAAVALLIMVTVIPIGIFSRYVLNDALSWPEPVAIICMIIFTFIGAPVGFRAGTHICVSMMTDRLSPANQRWLLKLSDLLMIVTCVVIFRASYNLCEAMWVQTLASLPMVTYGEMYLPIPIGAVFTLLFVAERLINGDQSQRAIVTLGGTH from the coding sequence ATGACTGCATATTCTCGTCTGATGGATGGGCTTTATTTACTGTGCATGGCGATTGCCGCCGTAGCGTTGTTGATCATGGTGACAGTAATTCCCATCGGGATTTTTTCTCGCTATGTGTTAAATGATGCGCTTTCCTGGCCTGAACCGGTCGCCATTATTTGCATGATCATCTTTACCTTTATTGGCGCGCCGGTGGGATTCCGCGCAGGTACGCATATCTGCGTGTCAATGATGACTGACCGACTCTCACCAGCCAATCAGCGCTGGCTGTTAAAACTGTCAGATCTGCTGATGATCGTCACCTGTGTGGTGATTTTCCGTGCCAGTTACAACCTGTGCGAAGCGATGTGGGTACAAACGCTGGCTTCTTTACCCATGGTGACTTACGGCGAAATGTATCTGCCCATCCCGATCGGCGCGGTATTTACGCTGTTGTTTGTAGCTGAGCGATTAATTAATGGCGATCAAAGCCAGCGCGCAATCGTCACTCTTGGTGGCACCCATTAA
- a CDS encoding TRAP transporter large permease: protein MDALILIGSLVVLLLLGFPVAFAVGLSAFIGAWWIDLPWEAVVIQITNGINKFSLLTIPFFILAGAIMAEGGIARRLVNFAYIFVGFIRGGLSLVNIVASTFFGAISGSSVADTASIGSVMIPQMEEKGYPRDFAAAVTASGSVQAVLTPPSHNSVIYSLATGGIVTISSLFVAGIIPGLLLGLCLMIMCLIFARKRGYPKGERIPYKQALKIFFDAFWGLFTIFIILGGILSGVFTASESAAIACIWAFFVTMFIYRDFKWTQLHILVFRTIKTVTIVMVLIAFAAGFGAVMTFMQLPTIITEAFTQFSSNKYVILMCINLLLLVVGTLMDMAPLILILTPVLLPVATALGVDPVHFGMIMLTNLGIGLITPPVGTVLFVASAVSKQKIEQVVTAMLPFYGVLFIVLMLITYIPALSLWLPRLMGVM from the coding sequence ATGGACGCACTCATTTTAATTGGCAGTCTGGTGGTATTGCTGTTGCTCGGTTTCCCGGTCGCGTTTGCCGTAGGATTAAGCGCATTTATCGGCGCGTGGTGGATCGACTTGCCGTGGGAAGCCGTCGTGATTCAGATTACCAACGGTATTAACAAATTTTCACTGCTGACCATTCCCTTCTTTATTCTGGCTGGCGCCATTATGGCGGAAGGCGGCATTGCCCGCAGGTTGGTTAATTTCGCCTATATATTTGTCGGATTCATTCGTGGTGGACTGTCACTGGTGAATATTGTCGCCTCAACCTTCTTTGGCGCCATTTCGGGCTCGTCGGTTGCCGATACCGCCTCAATTGGTTCGGTCATGATTCCCCAGATGGAGGAGAAAGGCTATCCGCGTGATTTCGCTGCAGCAGTAACCGCTAGCGGCTCGGTGCAAGCGGTTTTAACTCCGCCCAGTCACAACTCGGTGATTTATTCACTCGCCACCGGCGGTATCGTCACTATCTCTTCGCTGTTTGTCGCCGGCATCATTCCAGGTCTGTTACTCGGTTTGTGCTTAATGATCATGTGCCTGATCTTTGCGCGTAAACGGGGTTATCCCAAAGGCGAGCGCATCCCTTATAAGCAGGCGTTGAAAATCTTCTTCGATGCATTTTGGGGACTGTTCACCATATTTATTATTCTCGGCGGGATACTCTCGGGCGTTTTCACCGCCTCTGAGTCGGCAGCAATAGCCTGTATTTGGGCGTTCTTCGTGACGATGTTTATCTACCGCGATTTCAAATGGACTCAGTTGCATATTTTGGTATTCCGCACCATCAAAACAGTGACCATAGTGATGGTGCTGATTGCCTTCGCCGCCGGTTTCGGTGCGGTAATGACCTTTATGCAATTACCCACCATCATTACCGAGGCCTTTACCCAATTTTCCAGTAACAAGTATGTGATTTTGATGTGCATCAACCTGCTGTTACTGGTAGTGGGAACACTGATGGACATGGCACCGCTCATCCTTATTCTGACGCCGGTATTATTGCCCGTGGCGACTGCACTGGGCGTTGATCCGGTACATTTCGGCATGATCATGCTGACCAACCTTGGCATTGGTTTAATCACCCCACCGGTCGGCACGGTATTATTTGTGGCCAGCGCGGTGAGTAAGCAGAAAATTGAGCAAGTGGTCACGGCCATGCTGCCGTTCTATGGGGTGTTATTTATTGTGCTGATGCTGATCACCTATATCCCGGCATTGTCGCTGTGGCTGCCGCGATTAATGGGGGTGATGTAA